One window from the genome of Eucalyptus grandis isolate ANBG69807.140 chromosome 7, ASM1654582v1, whole genome shotgun sequence encodes:
- the LOC104452667 gene encoding allene oxide synthase 3 translates to MSSPSSSNLPLKAIPGDYGLPFFGAIKDRLDYFYHEGRDEFFRTRMQKYQSTVFRSNMVPGPFMARNPKVVVLLDAISFPILFDTSKVEKKDVFVATYMPSINFTGGYRVCAYLDPSEPKHAIFKGLFLSTLATRHNKFIPLYRSSLSQLFIELEDEFSSKGKVYFNDYCNKMSFSFLANLFCDRNPSSTILATDKVTKFFDSWLLFQLAPLMTLGLPKILNFLEDIVLHTFPLPSLLLKYDYKKFYEVFNEYAKSILDEAESLGIKRDEACHNLVFLVCFNSYGGMKTTLPALIKWVGLAGEELQRRLAEEIRTVVRSEGGVTMAALEKMSLTKSVAWEALRIEPPVAFQYGHAKEDLVIHNHDAAFEIKKGEMIFGYQPFATKDPRIFERPEEFVGDRFVGEEGEKLLKYVYWSNGREIDDPTVGNKQCPAKNLVVLLSRVMLVEFFLRYDTFTIEAGTLPIGSTATFTSMSKATSI, encoded by the coding sequence ATGTCTTCGCCTTCTTCATCTAATCTTCCTCTGAAAGCAATCCCCGGAGAttatggcttgcctttcttcgGCGCGATAAAAGACCGGCTGGACTACTTCTACCATGAGGGTAGAGACGAATTCTTCCGGACCCGGATGCAGAAGTACCAGTCGACGGTCTTCCGGTCCAACATGGTTCCCGGCCCTTTCATGGCCCGGAACCCTAAGGTCGTCGTGCTCCTCGATGCCATCAGCTTCCCGATCCTCTTTGACACGTCTAAGGTCGAAAAGAAGGATGTGTTTGTCGCGACCTACATGCCTTCGATCAACTTCACGGGCGGATACCGTGTGTGCGCCTACCTTGACCCCTCTGAACCCAAACACGCCATCTTCAAAGGCTTATTCCTATCGACCCTTGCGACCCGACACAATAAGTTCATTCCACTCTATAGGAGTTCCCTATCACAGCTCTTCATTGAACTAGAAGATGAGTTCTCTAGCAAAGGCAAAGTATACTTCAATGACTATTGCAACAAAATGTCCTTCAGCTTCTTGGCCAACCTATTTTGTGACCGGAACCCATCTAGCACAATCCTGGCGACCGACAAAGTGACCAAATTCTTCGACTCGTGGTTGCTTTTCCAACTTGCACCGTTGATGACCCTAGGGTTACCAAAGATACTTAACTTTTTGGAAGACATAGTTCTACACACATTCCCATTGCCTTCACTGTTGCTCAAATACGATTACAAGAAATTCTACGAGGTGTTCAATGAGTACGCAAAATCGATATTGGATGAAGCCGAGAGCTTGGGAATCAAAAGAGACGAAGCATGCCACAACCTTGTTTTCCTCGTGTGCTTCAATTCCTATGGGGGCATGAAAACCACCTTGCCAGCTTTGATCAAGTGGGTTGGACTCGCTGGAGAAGAATTGCAACGACGGCTCGCGGAGGAAATCCGGACCGTTGTTAGATCGGAAGGCGGGGTCACAATGGCTGCATTGGAGAAGATGAGCTTGACCAAGTCGGTTGCCTGGGAAGCGCTGAGAATCGAGCCTCCGGTCGCGTTCCAGTACGGCCACGCCAAGGAGGATTTGGTGATCCACAACCACGATGCGGCCTTCGAGATCAAGAAGGGCGAGATGATATTTGGATATCAGCCGTTTGCAACTAAGGATCCAAGGATATTCGAAAGGCCAGAGGAGTTCGTGGGCGACAGGTTCGTCGGGGAAGAAGGTGAGAAGCTGTTGAAGTACGTGTACTGGTCGAACGGGCGCGAGATCGATGATCCGACTGTGGGGAACAAGCAGTGCCCTGCAAAGAATCTGGTGGTGCTCTTGAGCAGGGTCATGCTCGTGGAGTTCTTCCTCCGCTACGACACATTCACAATCGAGGCTGGGACGTTGCCAATCGGGTCGACGGCGACGTTCACGTCAATGTCGAAGGCCACGAGTATTTGA